The following proteins come from a genomic window of Populus nigra chromosome 6, ddPopNigr1.1, whole genome shotgun sequence:
- the LOC133696613 gene encoding two-component response regulator ORR26 isoform X3, which produces MSVDGETSRVMKGVQHGACDYLLKPIRMKELRNIWQHVFRKKIHEVRDIEILEGIESFQMSRNGSDQYEDGHFLCGEDLTLIKKRKDIESKHDEKDIGDNTSAKKARVVWSVELHQKFVKAVNQIGFDKVGPKKILDLMNVPRLTRENVASHLQKYRLYLSRLQKGNDFNNPVGMIKQSDSPLSDSAGSFGSQNSINLQPTDVSNGCYGFSVSSLVLHNVDPRSHDGDRKILVTTPVAEPKRGLTVDAPNPRKPRISQMEFGHPLAPHFNDGFSHLPMPGQKQLTRADYPQPARAISSAPSLTEREIGCPVKIKPSRNDYGSNASHVSSTANAVDSIPLQTKTNSTNHQVSSTSSMENQGLNIICLTDVESSRKNINLGMPPFTPLDEDLQVRFVPGDYYMNLGLQNIEVPEYFDPSLLTDVPIHLNDGLRFDYEFYDPTEYSLIDQSLFI; this is translated from the exons ATGTCTGTTGACGGAGAGACGAGCAGGGTGATGAAAGGTGTCCAACATGGAGCTTGTGATTATCTTCTTAAGCCTATACGAATGAAAGAACTCCGGAATATATGGCAGCATGTATTCAGAAAGAAAATacacgaggtaagagatattgaaaTTCTCGAAGGGATCGAAAGTTTTCAAATGAGTAGAAATGGATCAGATCAATATGAGGATGGGCATTTTCTCTGTGGAGAAGACCTTActttgataaagaaaagaaaagatatcgAAAGCAAGCACGATGAAAAAGACATTGGTGATAATACTTCTGCAAAGAAAGCTAGAGTAGTTTGGTCTGTAGAACTTCATCAGAAATTTGTCAAAGCAGTAAATCAGATAGGATTTGATA AAGTTGGTCCAAAGAAAATACTTGACTTGATGAATGTGCCGCGTTTGACAAGGGAAAATGTCGCTAGCCATTTGCAG AAATACCGTCTGTATTTGAGTAGATTGCAGAAAGGAAACGATTTTAACAATCCCGTTGGTATGATAAAGCAGTCGGACTCACCTTTGAGTGATTCTGCTGGAAGTTTTGGCTCTCAGAATTCAATCAATTTGCAGCCAACTGATGTTTCAAATGGGTGCTATGGATTTTCTGTCAGTAGCTTGGTTCTTCACAATGTGGATCCCAGAAGCCACGATGGTGATAGAAAGATACTTGTTACAACGCCTGTGGCAGAACCCAAAAGAGGCTTAACAGTTGATGCTCCCAATCCTCGTAAACCCAGGATTTCACAGATGGAATTTGGTCATCCCCTTGCACCTCATTTTAATGATGGGTTTAGCCACCTACCAATGCCTGGTCAGAAGCAGCTTACACGAGCTGATTATCCACAGCCTGCTCGAGCCATCAGTTCTGCACCTTCCTTGACAGAAAGAGAAATTGGTTGCCCTGTCAAAATTAAGCCTTCACGTAATGACTACGGCAGCAATGCCAGCCATGTAAGTTCAACAGCAAATGCAGTTGACTCTATCCCTCTTCAAACGAAGACCAACTCGACAAATCATCAAGTGTCAAGCACTTCTAGTATGGAAAATCAAGGCTTGAATATCATATGCCTTACAGATGTGGAATCTTccagaaaaaacataaatttgggAATGCCGCCTTTCACTCCTTTGGATGAGGACTTGCAAGTACGTTTTGTTCCAGGTGATTACTATATGAATCTCGGGCTCCAAAACATAGAGGTTCCGGAATATTTTGACCCAAGTCTTCTCACAGACGTACCGATACACTTGAATGATGGGCTGAGGTTTGACTATGAGTTCTATGACCCCACAGAATATTCTCTAATAGATCAAAGCTTGTTTATATGA
- the LOC133696613 gene encoding two-component response regulator ORR26 isoform X2 produces MLCLVTTCGLARDALNLLRERKGGYDIVISDVYMPDMDGFKLLEHVGLEMDLPVIMMSVDGETSRVMKGVQHGACDYLLKPIRMKELRNIWQHVFRKKIHEVRDIEILEGIESFQMSRNGSDQYEDGHFLCGEDLTLIKKRKDIESKHDEKDIGDNTSAKKARVVWSVELHQKFVKAVNQIGFDKVGPKKILDLMNVPRLTRENVASHLQKYRLYLSRLQKGNDFNNPVGMIKQSDSPLSDSAGSFGSQNSINLQPTDVSNGCYGFSVSSLVLHNVDPRSHDGDRKILVTTPVAEPKRGLTVDAPNPRKPRISQMEFGHPLAPHFNDGFSHLPMPGQKQLTRADYPQPARAISSAPSLTEREIGCPVKIKPSRNDYGSNASHVSSTANAVDSIPLQTKTNSTNHQVSSTSSMENQGLNIICLTDVESSRKNINLGMPPFTPLDEDLQVRFVPGDYYMNLGLQNIEVPEYFDPSLLTDVPIHLNDGLRFDYEFYDPTEYSLIDQSLFI; encoded by the exons ATGCTTTGTTTAGTGACCACCTGCGGTTTGGCAAGAGATGCTTTGAACCTGCTCCGTGAGAGGAAAGGTGGATATGACATTGTAATCAGTGACGTCTACATGCCTGACATGGATGGTTTCAAACTGTTAGAGCATGTTGGACTGGAGATGGATCTTCCCGTAATTA TGATGTCTGTTGACGGAGAGACGAGCAGGGTGATGAAAGGTGTCCAACATGGAGCTTGTGATTATCTTCTTAAGCCTATACGAATGAAAGAACTCCGGAATATATGGCAGCATGTATTCAGAAAGAAAATacacgaggtaagagatattgaaaTTCTCGAAGGGATCGAAAGTTTTCAAATGAGTAGAAATGGATCAGATCAATATGAGGATGGGCATTTTCTCTGTGGAGAAGACCTTActttgataaagaaaagaaaagatatcgAAAGCAAGCACGATGAAAAAGACATTGGTGATAATACTTCTGCAAAGAAAGCTAGAGTAGTTTGGTCTGTAGAACTTCATCAGAAATTTGTCAAAGCAGTAAATCAGATAGGATTTGATA AAGTTGGTCCAAAGAAAATACTTGACTTGATGAATGTGCCGCGTTTGACAAGGGAAAATGTCGCTAGCCATTTGCAG AAATACCGTCTGTATTTGAGTAGATTGCAGAAAGGAAACGATTTTAACAATCCCGTTGGTATGATAAAGCAGTCGGACTCACCTTTGAGTGATTCTGCTGGAAGTTTTGGCTCTCAGAATTCAATCAATTTGCAGCCAACTGATGTTTCAAATGGGTGCTATGGATTTTCTGTCAGTAGCTTGGTTCTTCACAATGTGGATCCCAGAAGCCACGATGGTGATAGAAAGATACTTGTTACAACGCCTGTGGCAGAACCCAAAAGAGGCTTAACAGTTGATGCTCCCAATCCTCGTAAACCCAGGATTTCACAGATGGAATTTGGTCATCCCCTTGCACCTCATTTTAATGATGGGTTTAGCCACCTACCAATGCCTGGTCAGAAGCAGCTTACACGAGCTGATTATCCACAGCCTGCTCGAGCCATCAGTTCTGCACCTTCCTTGACAGAAAGAGAAATTGGTTGCCCTGTCAAAATTAAGCCTTCACGTAATGACTACGGCAGCAATGCCAGCCATGTAAGTTCAACAGCAAATGCAGTTGACTCTATCCCTCTTCAAACGAAGACCAACTCGACAAATCATCAAGTGTCAAGCACTTCTAGTATGGAAAATCAAGGCTTGAATATCATATGCCTTACAGATGTGGAATCTTccagaaaaaacataaatttgggAATGCCGCCTTTCACTCCTTTGGATGAGGACTTGCAAGTACGTTTTGTTCCAGGTGATTACTATATGAATCTCGGGCTCCAAAACATAGAGGTTCCGGAATATTTTGACCCAAGTCTTCTCACAGACGTACCGATACACTTGAATGATGGGCTGAGGTTTGACTATGAGTTCTATGACCCCACAGAATATTCTCTAATAGATCAAAGCTTGTTTATATGA
- the LOC133696456 gene encoding E3 ubiquitin-protein ligase AIRP2-like isoform X2 — MRLSYSSFAPLILFLVEWMDYSCTDALPSYLGLLHILVYKVYVDGMPSLSSKEKKASLREFYAIIYPSLRQLEGEFIEVEDNHKRSSTDVLSRKRMEDQRKLSESDFERDEECGICMENSAKMVLPNCGHSLCISCFHDWNVRSQSCPFCRGSLKRMSCTDLWVLISNDDVIDTDALAGENLRRFYLYMDNLPFLVPETQAILFDYMI; from the exons ATGAGGTTGTCATATAGCTCCTTTGCCCCCTTAATCTTGTTTTTGGTGGAATGGATGGACTATAGTTGTACAGATGCCCTCCCTAGTTATTTAGGCCTTCTCCACATACTTGTATATAAG GTATATGTTGATGGAATGCCATCGTTGTCctccaaagaaaaaaaggccAGTTTAAGGGAATTTTATG CTATCATATACCCTTCTCTGAGACAGCTTGAAGGTGAGTTTATTGAAGTGGAAGATAACCATAAGAGAAGCAGCACTGATGTTTTGAGCAGAAAGAGAATGGAAGACCAGAGGAAGCTATCTGAAAGCGATTTTGAGAGAGACGAAGAGTGTGGGATATGCATGGAAAATAGTGCAAAGATGGTATTGCCCAACTGTGGGCACTCCTTGTGCATCAGCTGCTTCCATGACTG GAATGTGAGATCTCAGTCCTGCCCTTTTTGCCGTGGCAGCCTAAAGAGAATGAGCTGTACAGATTTATGGGTTCTCATTAGTAATGATGATGTTATCGATACAGATGCTCTTGCCGGGGAGAATCTAAGGCGTTTCTACCTTTACATGGACAACCTGCCTTTTCTAGTGCCTGAGACTCAAGCGATTCTGTTTGATTACATGATCTGA
- the LOC133696613 gene encoding two-component response regulator ARR11 isoform X1 → MMENGFSSPRNDSFPAGLRVLVVDDDPTWLKILEKMLKRCSYEVTTCGLARDALNLLRERKGGYDIVISDVYMPDMDGFKLLEHVGLEMDLPVIMMSVDGETSRVMKGVQHGACDYLLKPIRMKELRNIWQHVFRKKIHEVRDIEILEGIESFQMSRNGSDQYEDGHFLCGEDLTLIKKRKDIESKHDEKDIGDNTSAKKARVVWSVELHQKFVKAVNQIGFDKVGPKKILDLMNVPRLTRENVASHLQKYRLYLSRLQKGNDFNNPVGMIKQSDSPLSDSAGSFGSQNSINLQPTDVSNGCYGFSVSSLVLHNVDPRSHDGDRKILVTTPVAEPKRGLTVDAPNPRKPRISQMEFGHPLAPHFNDGFSHLPMPGQKQLTRADYPQPARAISSAPSLTEREIGCPVKIKPSRNDYGSNASHVSSTANAVDSIPLQTKTNSTNHQVSSTSSMENQGLNIICLTDVESSRKNINLGMPPFTPLDEDLQVRFVPGDYYMNLGLQNIEVPEYFDPSLLTDVPIHLNDGLRFDYEFYDPTEYSLIDQSLFI, encoded by the exons ATGATGGAGAATGGTTTCTCCTCTCCCCGGAATGATTCGTTTCCTGCTGGTCTCCGTGTTCTCGTTGTCGATGATGATCCCACCTGGTTAAAAATCCTTGAAAAGATGCTCAAGAGATGCTCTTATGAAG TGACCACCTGCGGTTTGGCAAGAGATGCTTTGAACCTGCTCCGTGAGAGGAAAGGTGGATATGACATTGTAATCAGTGACGTCTACATGCCTGACATGGATGGTTTCAAACTGTTAGAGCATGTTGGACTGGAGATGGATCTTCCCGTAATTA TGATGTCTGTTGACGGAGAGACGAGCAGGGTGATGAAAGGTGTCCAACATGGAGCTTGTGATTATCTTCTTAAGCCTATACGAATGAAAGAACTCCGGAATATATGGCAGCATGTATTCAGAAAGAAAATacacgaggtaagagatattgaaaTTCTCGAAGGGATCGAAAGTTTTCAAATGAGTAGAAATGGATCAGATCAATATGAGGATGGGCATTTTCTCTGTGGAGAAGACCTTActttgataaagaaaagaaaagatatcgAAAGCAAGCACGATGAAAAAGACATTGGTGATAATACTTCTGCAAAGAAAGCTAGAGTAGTTTGGTCTGTAGAACTTCATCAGAAATTTGTCAAAGCAGTAAATCAGATAGGATTTGATA AAGTTGGTCCAAAGAAAATACTTGACTTGATGAATGTGCCGCGTTTGACAAGGGAAAATGTCGCTAGCCATTTGCAG AAATACCGTCTGTATTTGAGTAGATTGCAGAAAGGAAACGATTTTAACAATCCCGTTGGTATGATAAAGCAGTCGGACTCACCTTTGAGTGATTCTGCTGGAAGTTTTGGCTCTCAGAATTCAATCAATTTGCAGCCAACTGATGTTTCAAATGGGTGCTATGGATTTTCTGTCAGTAGCTTGGTTCTTCACAATGTGGATCCCAGAAGCCACGATGGTGATAGAAAGATACTTGTTACAACGCCTGTGGCAGAACCCAAAAGAGGCTTAACAGTTGATGCTCCCAATCCTCGTAAACCCAGGATTTCACAGATGGAATTTGGTCATCCCCTTGCACCTCATTTTAATGATGGGTTTAGCCACCTACCAATGCCTGGTCAGAAGCAGCTTACACGAGCTGATTATCCACAGCCTGCTCGAGCCATCAGTTCTGCACCTTCCTTGACAGAAAGAGAAATTGGTTGCCCTGTCAAAATTAAGCCTTCACGTAATGACTACGGCAGCAATGCCAGCCATGTAAGTTCAACAGCAAATGCAGTTGACTCTATCCCTCTTCAAACGAAGACCAACTCGACAAATCATCAAGTGTCAAGCACTTCTAGTATGGAAAATCAAGGCTTGAATATCATATGCCTTACAGATGTGGAATCTTccagaaaaaacataaatttgggAATGCCGCCTTTCACTCCTTTGGATGAGGACTTGCAAGTACGTTTTGTTCCAGGTGATTACTATATGAATCTCGGGCTCCAAAACATAGAGGTTCCGGAATATTTTGACCCAAGTCTTCTCACAGACGTACCGATACACTTGAATGATGGGCTGAGGTTTGACTATGAGTTCTATGACCCCACAGAATATTCTCTAATAGATCAAAGCTTGTTTATATGA
- the LOC133696456 gene encoding E3 ubiquitin-protein ligase AIRP2-like isoform X1 produces MWQKQPSKSSFRESLKALEADIQHANAMAAALPGDCGGNCVQMRLSYSSFAPLILFLVEWMDYSCTDALPSYLGLLHILVYKVYVDGMPSLSSKEKKASLREFYAIIYPSLRQLEGEFIEVEDNHKRSSTDVLSRKRMEDQRKLSESDFERDEECGICMENSAKMVLPNCGHSLCISCFHDWNVRSQSCPFCRGSLKRMSCTDLWVLISNDDVIDTDALAGENLRRFYLYMDNLPFLVPETQAILFDYMI; encoded by the exons ATGTGGCAAAAACAGCCCAGTAAATCATCCTTTAGAGAATCTCTCAAAGCTCTTGAAGCTGATATACAACATGCCAATGCGAT GGCGGCTGCTCTCCCAGGAGATTGTGGTGGGAACTGTGTGCAAATGAGGTTGTCATATAGCTCCTTTGCCCCCTTAATCTTGTTTTTGGTGGAATGGATGGACTATAGTTGTACAGATGCCCTCCCTAGTTATTTAGGCCTTCTCCACATACTTGTATATAAG GTATATGTTGATGGAATGCCATCGTTGTCctccaaagaaaaaaaggccAGTTTAAGGGAATTTTATG CTATCATATACCCTTCTCTGAGACAGCTTGAAGGTGAGTTTATTGAAGTGGAAGATAACCATAAGAGAAGCAGCACTGATGTTTTGAGCAGAAAGAGAATGGAAGACCAGAGGAAGCTATCTGAAAGCGATTTTGAGAGAGACGAAGAGTGTGGGATATGCATGGAAAATAGTGCAAAGATGGTATTGCCCAACTGTGGGCACTCCTTGTGCATCAGCTGCTTCCATGACTG GAATGTGAGATCTCAGTCCTGCCCTTTTTGCCGTGGCAGCCTAAAGAGAATGAGCTGTACAGATTTATGGGTTCTCATTAGTAATGATGATGTTATCGATACAGATGCTCTTGCCGGGGAGAATCTAAGGCGTTTCTACCTTTACATGGACAACCTGCCTTTTCTAGTGCCTGAGACTCAAGCGATTCTGTTTGATTACATGATCTGA